A single Macrobrachium nipponense isolate FS-2020 chromosome 5, ASM1510439v2, whole genome shotgun sequence DNA region contains:
- the LOC135215509 gene encoding transient receptor potential channel pyrexia-like isoform X2, with product MKKKSSYALCKLQTGTESAQLQGRREMSDQLHYENEGFAETEDDVSAGSTGGQVDASDPIPVPGLTSQTSMSLLFSLSDTRTMEEGKVHYDNDSYVEIEGETAVPPSDEPKEAGDRRQVPGDWVRHESVPLLFAAIHAGNIEEVERILDENGDSISLSSYGGLTPLHAACHMQHLDVLRLLMARGAKVHTHDSLGNFALHVAVREKWYDGVRELLQHGASPDKLNQPPSGVTGVVKENSLHVAVRMGDKVSTNLMLKHQPDLIVRDGNNQTVFHLAASRRDLSVLRELLADSNLPKYMKYLEKFDGQGIYHAVFAGDNGLHNESAILRVIQCIYTFHENVNQTDGSGETPLITACRSGLSHVVKFLLDNGADPAKVTHAGESALHAVCKTGCSTTLRHLFNTGRVGHLISSTDNIGCHPFYYAVETPSVDCCKVLLEHGERLTNVDRNDISNMTLVIDKLPNAMQLLRDLFDAGIKLSKKPQHDPAFSITFDYSVLMSLEKEKIQCSIVSDLSGTAVEPLIKHPLIESFLYIKWCRIRRVFYTNVIQYFLYLLLHTSFVMMSFGPKPRDWTESPSTFLFFQISHLILLLIIAGPGIVVTLANYKKYLTQWETYTRLTALVSSAIVVCVVRTKNQDDVTNPPVTGNAELSFERLVASMSVVLGWVELMMLLGRFPTLGAYILMFTKVGKSVCKFLLAFLSLLLGFSLGFHILFQRLPIFADYNRSFVKTLMMMTGEIAYSEFIDKEGTPFNAYSLLFLSIFLFMTTIIMSNLLIGLAVNDIPDLKRQGKIKRLVKQASYLMAFEKLLSFTYRIKFFPRKLQSLLASRLSIKPALIVLPNKEFKKNKYMRTIPDENIREAITLGSCESPEDFPTDADEDIGDRLKFFQIRYSSDRRTQKVNFKDISETCNEIKKQLEQVERKTNNHLTQLAIQLQQQVQQNQNLYNYLTQKGFK from the exons ATGAAGAAAAAATCCTCATACGCATTGTGCAAATTGCAAACTG GTACAGAATCCGCGCAGCTCCAAGGACGCAGGGAAATGAGTGATCAGCTGCACTACGAGAACGAGGGTTTTGCAGAGACGGAAGACGATGTCTCTGCAGGGTCGACCGGAGGTCAAGTGGACGCCAGTGACCCGATTCCTGTTCCTGGGCTGACCTCGCAGACATCTatgtctcttctcttctct CTTAGCGATACGAGGACAATGGAGGAGGGTAAGGTGCACTACGACAACGATTCGTACGTCGAGATAGAGGGAGAGACCGCAGTTCCACCTAGCGACGAGCCAAAAGAGGCAGGTGATCGTCGTCAGGTGCCCGGTGACTGGGTCAGGCACGAAAGCGTTCCTCTTCTGTTTGCT GCAATTCACGCTGGCAACATCGAGGAAGTCGAGAGGATTTTAGACGAAAACGGAGATTCCATCAGCCTATCCTCCTATGGCGGATTAACTCCCTTGCATGCAGCGTGCCACATGCAGCATTTAGATGTACTGAGGCTGTTAATGGCTCGAGGAGCGAAG GTACATACTCACGACAGCCTGGGTAATTTTGCGCTTCATGTCGCTGTGAGAGAGAAATGGTATGATGGCGTGAGAGAGCTCCTCCAGCACGGAGCCTCCCCTGACAAGCTGAATCAACCTCCCAGTGGCGTCACTGGCGTTGTAAAGGAAAATTCACTGCACGTTGCTGTTAGAATGGGTGACAAAGTCTCTACTAACCTCATGTTAAAGCATCAGCCTGATCTCATTGTTAGAGATGGCAACAACCAAACTGTTTTTCACTTGGCTGCTTCCAGAAGAGATCTCTCTGTCCTGAGGGAGTTGTTAGCTGATAGTAATTTaccaaaatatatgaaatatctagAAAAATTCGATGGTCAAGGTATCTATCACGCAGTCTTTGCAGGCGACAATGGTTTACACAACGAGAGTGCTATTCTACGAGTGATTCAGTGCATTTATACCTTTCATGAAAATGTCAACCAGACTGATGGATCTGGAGAAACGCCACTGATAACAGCTTGCCGCAGTGGCCTTTCCCACGTTGTCAAATTCTTACTTGATAACGGAGCTGACCCGGCTAAAGTTACTCATGCGGGCGAGTCTGCGTTGCATGCTGTATGTAAAACAGGCTGTTCTACGACACTTCGTCATTTGTTCAACACTGGTCGTGTTGGTCATCTTATCTCTTCGACAGACAACATCGGCTGCCATCCTTTCTACTATGCAGTTGAAACACCTTCAGTTGATTGCTGTAAAGTTCTCCTGGAACATGGAGAGCGCTTGACAAATGTAGATAGAAATGATATATCCAATATGACACTTGTCATCGACAAATTGCCAAATGCTATGCAGCTCCTGAGAGACCTTTTTGATGCGGGAATTAAGCTGTCGAAGAAGCCTCAGCATGACCCAGCCTTTAGCATTACTTTTGACTATTCAGTTCTCATGTCACTAGAAAAAGAGAAGATCCAATGCTCCATTGTTTCCGACTTGTCTGGTACAGCCGTGGAACCCCTCATTAAGCACCCACTAATTGAGAGTTTCTTGTACATCAAATGGTGCCGCATAAGAAGAGTCTTTTATACAAATGTTATTCAATACTTCTTGTACCTTTTACTCCACACGTCATTTGTTATGATGTCATTTGGACCAAAACCAAGAGACTGGACGGAATCCCCGAGCACTTTTCTGTTTTTTCAAATTTCTCACTTGATTTTACTACTTATTATAGCTGGACCTGGAATTGTTGTGACTCTTGCTAACTATAAGAAGTATCTGACTCAGTGGGAAACCTATACAAGACTTACAGCCTTGGTGAGCTCTGCAATTGTTGTCTGTGTAGTTCGTACAAAAAACCAAGATGACGTTACCAATCCTCCAGTAACTGGAAATGCTGAATTATCATTTGAAAGATTGGTTGCTAGTATGTCAGTAGTTCTGGGATGGGTGGAACTCATGATGTTGCTGGGACGTTTCCCAACATTAGGCGCTTACATTCTGATGTTCACTAAAGTTGGAAAATCAGTCTGCAAGTTCTTACTTGCCTTTCTGAGTCTCCTTCTTGGGTTCTCCCTTGGGTTCCATATCCTCTTTCAAAGGCTGCCCATATTTGCAGACTACAATCGCAGCTTTGTGAAGACACTTATGATGATGACAGGAGAGATAGCTTACAGTGAGTTTATCGACAAAGAGGGAACTCCATTTAATGCCTACTCTCTGCTTTTCCTGAGCATTTTTCTCTTCATGACAACTATCATCATGTCGAACCTCCTCATTGGTTTAGCTGTGAATGACATTCCGGACCTGAAGAGACAGGGAAAGATAAAGAGGTTAGTGAAGCAAGCTTCCTACCTCATGGCTTTTGAGAAGCTCCTTTCATTCACCTACAGAATCAAGTTCTTCCCAAGAAAATTGCAATCACTGTTGGCTTCTCGGCTAAGCATTAAACCTGCCCTTATTGTTCTGCCCAACAAAGaatttaaaaagaacaaatacatGAGAACTATTCCAGATGAGAACATCAGAGAAGCTATAACTCTTGGTAGCTGCGAGAGTCCAGAGGACTTTCCAACTGATGCAGACGAGGACATAGGTGACCGTCTGAAGTTCTTCCAGATAAGATACTCTAGTGATCGTAGGACTCAAAAGGTCAATTTCAAAGATATTTCCGAAACATGCAATGAGATCAAGAAACAGTTGGAGCAAGTGGAGAGGAAGACCAATAACCATCTGACACAATTAGCGATACAGCTTCAGCAACAGGTTCAGCAAAACCAGAACTTGTATAACTATCTAACACAGAAAGGGTTCAAATAA
- the LOC135215509 gene encoding transient receptor potential channel pyrexia-like isoform X4: MEEGKVHYDNDSYVEIEGETAVPPSDEPKEAGDRRQVPGDWVRHESVPLLFAAIHAGNIEEVERILDENGDSISLSSYGGLTPLHAACHMQHLDVLRLLMARGAKVHTHDSLGNFALHVAVREKWYDGVRELLQHGASPDKLNQPPSGVTGVVKENSLHVAVRMGDKVSTNLMLKHQPDLIVRDGNNQTVFHLAASRRDLSVLRELLADSNLPKYMKYLEKFDGQGIYHAVFAGDNGLHNESAILRVIQCIYTFHENVNQTDGSGETPLITACRSGLSHVVKFLLDNGADPAKVTHAGESALHAVCKTGCSTTLRHLFNTGRVGHLISSTDNIGCHPFYYAVETPSVDCCKVLLEHGERLTNVDRNDISNMTLVIDKLPNAMQLLRDLFDAGIKLSKKPQHDPAFSITFDYSVLMSLEKEKIQCSIVSDLSGTAVEPLIKHPLIESFLYIKWCRIRRVFYTNVIQYFLYLLLHTSFVMMSFGPKPRDWTESPSTFLFFQISHLILLLIIAGPGIVVTLANYKKYLTQWETYTRLTALVSSAIVVCVVRTKNQDDVTNPPVTGNAELSFERLVASMSVVLGWVELMMLLGRFPTLGAYILMFTKVGKSVCKFLLAFLSLLLGFSLGFHILFQRLPIFADYNRSFVKTLMMMTGEIAYSEFIDKEGTPFNAYSLLFLSIFLFMTTIIMSNLLIGLAVNDIPDLKRQGKIKRLVKQASYLMAFEKLLSFTYRIKFFPRKLQSLLASRLSIKPALIVLPNKEFKKNKYMRTIPDENIREAITLGSCESPEDFPTDADEDIGDRLKFFQIRYSSDRRTQKVNFKDISETCNEIKKQLEQVERKTNNHLTQLAIQLQQQVQQNQNLYNYLTQKGFK, translated from the exons ATGGAGGAGGGTAAGGTGCACTACGACAACGATTCGTACGTCGAGATAGAGGGAGAGACCGCAGTTCCACCTAGCGACGAGCCAAAAGAGGCAGGTGATCGTCGTCAGGTGCCCGGTGACTGGGTCAGGCACGAAAGCGTTCCTCTTCTGTTTGCT GCAATTCACGCTGGCAACATCGAGGAAGTCGAGAGGATTTTAGACGAAAACGGAGATTCCATCAGCCTATCCTCCTATGGCGGATTAACTCCCTTGCATGCAGCGTGCCACATGCAGCATTTAGATGTACTGAGGCTGTTAATGGCTCGAGGAGCGAAG GTACATACTCACGACAGCCTGGGTAATTTTGCGCTTCATGTCGCTGTGAGAGAGAAATGGTATGATGGCGTGAGAGAGCTCCTCCAGCACGGAGCCTCCCCTGACAAGCTGAATCAACCTCCCAGTGGCGTCACTGGCGTTGTAAAGGAAAATTCACTGCACGTTGCTGTTAGAATGGGTGACAAAGTCTCTACTAACCTCATGTTAAAGCATCAGCCTGATCTCATTGTTAGAGATGGCAACAACCAAACTGTTTTTCACTTGGCTGCTTCCAGAAGAGATCTCTCTGTCCTGAGGGAGTTGTTAGCTGATAGTAATTTaccaaaatatatgaaatatctagAAAAATTCGATGGTCAAGGTATCTATCACGCAGTCTTTGCAGGCGACAATGGTTTACACAACGAGAGTGCTATTCTACGAGTGATTCAGTGCATTTATACCTTTCATGAAAATGTCAACCAGACTGATGGATCTGGAGAAACGCCACTGATAACAGCTTGCCGCAGTGGCCTTTCCCACGTTGTCAAATTCTTACTTGATAACGGAGCTGACCCGGCTAAAGTTACTCATGCGGGCGAGTCTGCGTTGCATGCTGTATGTAAAACAGGCTGTTCTACGACACTTCGTCATTTGTTCAACACTGGTCGTGTTGGTCATCTTATCTCTTCGACAGACAACATCGGCTGCCATCCTTTCTACTATGCAGTTGAAACACCTTCAGTTGATTGCTGTAAAGTTCTCCTGGAACATGGAGAGCGCTTGACAAATGTAGATAGAAATGATATATCCAATATGACACTTGTCATCGACAAATTGCCAAATGCTATGCAGCTCCTGAGAGACCTTTTTGATGCGGGAATTAAGCTGTCGAAGAAGCCTCAGCATGACCCAGCCTTTAGCATTACTTTTGACTATTCAGTTCTCATGTCACTAGAAAAAGAGAAGATCCAATGCTCCATTGTTTCCGACTTGTCTGGTACAGCCGTGGAACCCCTCATTAAGCACCCACTAATTGAGAGTTTCTTGTACATCAAATGGTGCCGCATAAGAAGAGTCTTTTATACAAATGTTATTCAATACTTCTTGTACCTTTTACTCCACACGTCATTTGTTATGATGTCATTTGGACCAAAACCAAGAGACTGGACGGAATCCCCGAGCACTTTTCTGTTTTTTCAAATTTCTCACTTGATTTTACTACTTATTATAGCTGGACCTGGAATTGTTGTGACTCTTGCTAACTATAAGAAGTATCTGACTCAGTGGGAAACCTATACAAGACTTACAGCCTTGGTGAGCTCTGCAATTGTTGTCTGTGTAGTTCGTACAAAAAACCAAGATGACGTTACCAATCCTCCAGTAACTGGAAATGCTGAATTATCATTTGAAAGATTGGTTGCTAGTATGTCAGTAGTTCTGGGATGGGTGGAACTCATGATGTTGCTGGGACGTTTCCCAACATTAGGCGCTTACATTCTGATGTTCACTAAAGTTGGAAAATCAGTCTGCAAGTTCTTACTTGCCTTTCTGAGTCTCCTTCTTGGGTTCTCCCTTGGGTTCCATATCCTCTTTCAAAGGCTGCCCATATTTGCAGACTACAATCGCAGCTTTGTGAAGACACTTATGATGATGACAGGAGAGATAGCTTACAGTGAGTTTATCGACAAAGAGGGAACTCCATTTAATGCCTACTCTCTGCTTTTCCTGAGCATTTTTCTCTTCATGACAACTATCATCATGTCGAACCTCCTCATTGGTTTAGCTGTGAATGACATTCCGGACCTGAAGAGACAGGGAAAGATAAAGAGGTTAGTGAAGCAAGCTTCCTACCTCATGGCTTTTGAGAAGCTCCTTTCATTCACCTACAGAATCAAGTTCTTCCCAAGAAAATTGCAATCACTGTTGGCTTCTCGGCTAAGCATTAAACCTGCCCTTATTGTTCTGCCCAACAAAGaatttaaaaagaacaaatacatGAGAACTATTCCAGATGAGAACATCAGAGAAGCTATAACTCTTGGTAGCTGCGAGAGTCCAGAGGACTTTCCAACTGATGCAGACGAGGACATAGGTGACCGTCTGAAGTTCTTCCAGATAAGATACTCTAGTGATCGTAGGACTCAAAAGGTCAATTTCAAAGATATTTCCGAAACATGCAATGAGATCAAGAAACAGTTGGAGCAAGTGGAGAGGAAGACCAATAACCATCTGACACAATTAGCGATACAGCTTCAGCAACAGGTTCAGCAAAACCAGAACTTGTATAACTATCTAACACAGAAAGGGTTCAAATAA
- the LOC135215509 gene encoding transient receptor potential channel pyrexia-like isoform X1 has translation MKKKSSYALCKLQTAGTESAQLQGRREMSDQLHYENEGFAETEDDVSAGSTGGQVDASDPIPVPGLTSQTSMSLLFSLSDTRTMEEGKVHYDNDSYVEIEGETAVPPSDEPKEAGDRRQVPGDWVRHESVPLLFAAIHAGNIEEVERILDENGDSISLSSYGGLTPLHAACHMQHLDVLRLLMARGAKVHTHDSLGNFALHVAVREKWYDGVRELLQHGASPDKLNQPPSGVTGVVKENSLHVAVRMGDKVSTNLMLKHQPDLIVRDGNNQTVFHLAASRRDLSVLRELLADSNLPKYMKYLEKFDGQGIYHAVFAGDNGLHNESAILRVIQCIYTFHENVNQTDGSGETPLITACRSGLSHVVKFLLDNGADPAKVTHAGESALHAVCKTGCSTTLRHLFNTGRVGHLISSTDNIGCHPFYYAVETPSVDCCKVLLEHGERLTNVDRNDISNMTLVIDKLPNAMQLLRDLFDAGIKLSKKPQHDPAFSITFDYSVLMSLEKEKIQCSIVSDLSGTAVEPLIKHPLIESFLYIKWCRIRRVFYTNVIQYFLYLLLHTSFVMMSFGPKPRDWTESPSTFLFFQISHLILLLIIAGPGIVVTLANYKKYLTQWETYTRLTALVSSAIVVCVVRTKNQDDVTNPPVTGNAELSFERLVASMSVVLGWVELMMLLGRFPTLGAYILMFTKVGKSVCKFLLAFLSLLLGFSLGFHILFQRLPIFADYNRSFVKTLMMMTGEIAYSEFIDKEGTPFNAYSLLFLSIFLFMTTIIMSNLLIGLAVNDIPDLKRQGKIKRLVKQASYLMAFEKLLSFTYRIKFFPRKLQSLLASRLSIKPALIVLPNKEFKKNKYMRTIPDENIREAITLGSCESPEDFPTDADEDIGDRLKFFQIRYSSDRRTQKVNFKDISETCNEIKKQLEQVERKTNNHLTQLAIQLQQQVQQNQNLYNYLTQKGFK, from the exons ATGAAGAAAAAATCCTCATACGCATTGTGCAAATTGCAAACTG CAGGTACAGAATCCGCGCAGCTCCAAGGACGCAGGGAAATGAGTGATCAGCTGCACTACGAGAACGAGGGTTTTGCAGAGACGGAAGACGATGTCTCTGCAGGGTCGACCGGAGGTCAAGTGGACGCCAGTGACCCGATTCCTGTTCCTGGGCTGACCTCGCAGACATCTatgtctcttctcttctct CTTAGCGATACGAGGACAATGGAGGAGGGTAAGGTGCACTACGACAACGATTCGTACGTCGAGATAGAGGGAGAGACCGCAGTTCCACCTAGCGACGAGCCAAAAGAGGCAGGTGATCGTCGTCAGGTGCCCGGTGACTGGGTCAGGCACGAAAGCGTTCCTCTTCTGTTTGCT GCAATTCACGCTGGCAACATCGAGGAAGTCGAGAGGATTTTAGACGAAAACGGAGATTCCATCAGCCTATCCTCCTATGGCGGATTAACTCCCTTGCATGCAGCGTGCCACATGCAGCATTTAGATGTACTGAGGCTGTTAATGGCTCGAGGAGCGAAG GTACATACTCACGACAGCCTGGGTAATTTTGCGCTTCATGTCGCTGTGAGAGAGAAATGGTATGATGGCGTGAGAGAGCTCCTCCAGCACGGAGCCTCCCCTGACAAGCTGAATCAACCTCCCAGTGGCGTCACTGGCGTTGTAAAGGAAAATTCACTGCACGTTGCTGTTAGAATGGGTGACAAAGTCTCTACTAACCTCATGTTAAAGCATCAGCCTGATCTCATTGTTAGAGATGGCAACAACCAAACTGTTTTTCACTTGGCTGCTTCCAGAAGAGATCTCTCTGTCCTGAGGGAGTTGTTAGCTGATAGTAATTTaccaaaatatatgaaatatctagAAAAATTCGATGGTCAAGGTATCTATCACGCAGTCTTTGCAGGCGACAATGGTTTACACAACGAGAGTGCTATTCTACGAGTGATTCAGTGCATTTATACCTTTCATGAAAATGTCAACCAGACTGATGGATCTGGAGAAACGCCACTGATAACAGCTTGCCGCAGTGGCCTTTCCCACGTTGTCAAATTCTTACTTGATAACGGAGCTGACCCGGCTAAAGTTACTCATGCGGGCGAGTCTGCGTTGCATGCTGTATGTAAAACAGGCTGTTCTACGACACTTCGTCATTTGTTCAACACTGGTCGTGTTGGTCATCTTATCTCTTCGACAGACAACATCGGCTGCCATCCTTTCTACTATGCAGTTGAAACACCTTCAGTTGATTGCTGTAAAGTTCTCCTGGAACATGGAGAGCGCTTGACAAATGTAGATAGAAATGATATATCCAATATGACACTTGTCATCGACAAATTGCCAAATGCTATGCAGCTCCTGAGAGACCTTTTTGATGCGGGAATTAAGCTGTCGAAGAAGCCTCAGCATGACCCAGCCTTTAGCATTACTTTTGACTATTCAGTTCTCATGTCACTAGAAAAAGAGAAGATCCAATGCTCCATTGTTTCCGACTTGTCTGGTACAGCCGTGGAACCCCTCATTAAGCACCCACTAATTGAGAGTTTCTTGTACATCAAATGGTGCCGCATAAGAAGAGTCTTTTATACAAATGTTATTCAATACTTCTTGTACCTTTTACTCCACACGTCATTTGTTATGATGTCATTTGGACCAAAACCAAGAGACTGGACGGAATCCCCGAGCACTTTTCTGTTTTTTCAAATTTCTCACTTGATTTTACTACTTATTATAGCTGGACCTGGAATTGTTGTGACTCTTGCTAACTATAAGAAGTATCTGACTCAGTGGGAAACCTATACAAGACTTACAGCCTTGGTGAGCTCTGCAATTGTTGTCTGTGTAGTTCGTACAAAAAACCAAGATGACGTTACCAATCCTCCAGTAACTGGAAATGCTGAATTATCATTTGAAAGATTGGTTGCTAGTATGTCAGTAGTTCTGGGATGGGTGGAACTCATGATGTTGCTGGGACGTTTCCCAACATTAGGCGCTTACATTCTGATGTTCACTAAAGTTGGAAAATCAGTCTGCAAGTTCTTACTTGCCTTTCTGAGTCTCCTTCTTGGGTTCTCCCTTGGGTTCCATATCCTCTTTCAAAGGCTGCCCATATTTGCAGACTACAATCGCAGCTTTGTGAAGACACTTATGATGATGACAGGAGAGATAGCTTACAGTGAGTTTATCGACAAAGAGGGAACTCCATTTAATGCCTACTCTCTGCTTTTCCTGAGCATTTTTCTCTTCATGACAACTATCATCATGTCGAACCTCCTCATTGGTTTAGCTGTGAATGACATTCCGGACCTGAAGAGACAGGGAAAGATAAAGAGGTTAGTGAAGCAAGCTTCCTACCTCATGGCTTTTGAGAAGCTCCTTTCATTCACCTACAGAATCAAGTTCTTCCCAAGAAAATTGCAATCACTGTTGGCTTCTCGGCTAAGCATTAAACCTGCCCTTATTGTTCTGCCCAACAAAGaatttaaaaagaacaaatacatGAGAACTATTCCAGATGAGAACATCAGAGAAGCTATAACTCTTGGTAGCTGCGAGAGTCCAGAGGACTTTCCAACTGATGCAGACGAGGACATAGGTGACCGTCTGAAGTTCTTCCAGATAAGATACTCTAGTGATCGTAGGACTCAAAAGGTCAATTTCAAAGATATTTCCGAAACATGCAATGAGATCAAGAAACAGTTGGAGCAAGTGGAGAGGAAGACCAATAACCATCTGACACAATTAGCGATACAGCTTCAGCAACAGGTTCAGCAAAACCAGAACTTGTATAACTATCTAACACAGAAAGGGTTCAAATAA
- the LOC135215509 gene encoding transient receptor potential channel pyrexia-like isoform X3 has translation MKKKSSYALCKLQTAGTESAQLQGRREMSDQLHYENEGFAETEDDVSAGSTGGQVDASDPIPVPGLTSQTSMSLLFSAIHSGNIDEVERIVDQNPEFINTTGYGGLTPMHSACHMQQLDILKSLITRGAKVNAHDSLGNSALHVAVKEIWHDGVRELLQHGASPNEMSQPPHNISGMIRETPLHTAVKMGDKISTSLLLKYQPDLNIRDGNNQTVFHVAASKRNLLILNELLTDTNLPEYMKNLDNDGHSIYHAVLPNTPCTHNERQILKMIQCIYTFHKNLDQTNILGETPLIRACHLGLSNVVKFFIDNGANPTHVNQQRQSAIHTACISGDSKALQHLLNTGRVGHLVSSIDNFGNHPFYYATENSSLECCKLLLGNGERLANVYRGEVSNCKLVIKYLPTAMQLFRDIFNSGIKLSNKPKHHPDYSVTFDYSSLMNSEKAKVQCSIISEMAGTPLETLIKHPLLESFLYIKWCRIRGVFYLKVFQYLIYLVIHTVFIMMTFGPEAKDWSDDESSLMTFRIFHAIFFVIIALPEIVVTLANFKKNLAHWETYTKVAALASSVVVVCSVSDKIIDDVTLNKDDARLSAKRMFASFSIVLGWIELMMLFGRFPTLGAYILMVTKVGKSIFKFLFAFLSVLIGFTLSFHVLFHRLPIFADFNLSFVKVLMMLKGEISYSQFVDQKGSPFHLYPQILMSVFLFLITIIMANVLIGLAVKGVPDLKRHGKIKRLIKQSSYLVAFERLLAFTHKIKIFPQRLLLLLTSRLTIDSVITIFPNKEFRKHKYMRTLPEENISEAITLGSCEEPEDYPEEDDDDVVEQLKSFQIRYSSDRRTQSNKIKDLSGMCADIRKQVADLSQQIQVHIQQSQNLYNQLAQKHPE, from the exons ATGAAGAAAAAATCCTCATACGCATTGTGCAAATTGCAAACTG CAGGTACAGAATCCGCGCAGCTCCAAGGACGCAGGGAAATGAGTGATCAGCTGCACTACGAGAACGAGGGTTTTGCAGAGACGGAAGACGATGTCTCTGCAGGGTCGACCGGAGGTCAAGTGGACGCCAGTGACCCGATTCCTGTTCCTGGGCTGACCTCGCAGACATCTatgtctcttctcttctct GCAATACACTCCGGTAACATCGATGAGGTGGAGAGAATCGTAGATCAAAATCCGGAGTTCATAAACACCACAGGTTATGGCGGGCTGACGCCTATGCACTCGGCCTGCCATATGCAGCAGCTCGATATACTCAAGAGTCTTATCACTCGAGGAGCAAAG GTAAATGCTCACGATAGCCTGGGAAATTCAGCGCTCCATGTTGCTGTGAAGGAGATATGGCATGACGGTGTGAGAGAACTTCTCCAACATGGAGCCTCTCCTAATGAGATGAGCCAGCCTCCTCACAATATCAGCGGCATGATAAGAGAAACTCCCCTCCATACAGCTGTTAAAATGGGTGACAAGATATCAACTTCCCTTTTATTGAAATATCAGCCAGATCTGAACATTCGAGATGGGAACAACCAGACTGTGTTTCACGTGGCTGCTTCCAAAAGGAATCTTTTGATTCTTAACGAGCTCCTGACAGATACAAATCTCCCAGAATACATGAAAAACCTGGATAACGATGGACATAGCATATACCATGCAGTTCTTCCAAATACTCCTTGCACTCATAATGAACGTCAGATATTAAAGATGATACAGTGTATTTACACATTTCACAAGAATCTTGATCAGACCAATATACTTGGAGAAACGCCTTTAATCAGAGCCTGCCATCTAGGTCTTTCAAATGTCGTCAAATTCTTTATTGATAATGGGGCTAATCCAACTCATGTCAATCAACAAAGGCAGTCAGCAATACACACGGCCTGTATTTCTGGAGATTCTAAAGCTCTTCAGCATCTACTCAACACTGGACGCGTTGGCCATCTAGTTTCCTCCATAGATAACTTTGGCAATCATCCTTTTTACTATGCCACAGAAAATTCTTCACTGGAGTGTTGCAAACTCCTCCTTGGAAATGGTGAGCGATTGGCAAATGTTTACAGAGGTGAGGTTTCTAACTGCAAGCTAGTCATAAAATATTTGCCAACTGCCATGCAACTTTTTAGAGATATTTTCAACTCGGGTATTAAGCTGTCTAATAAGCCTAAACATCATCCAGATTACAGTGTCACTTTTGACTACTCAAGTCTTATGAATTCAGAAAAAGCTAAGGTCCAATGCTCTATCATCTCTGAAATGGCTGGCACTCCACTGGAGACACTTATAAAACATCCACTTCTTGAAAGCTTCTTGTATATCAAATGGTGTCGCATAAGGGGGGTATTTTACTTGAAGGTTTTTCAGTATTTGATATACCTTGTGATTCACACCGTCTTTATAATGATGACCTTTGGCCCAGAAGCAAAAGACTGGTCGGATGATGAATCTTCTTTGATGACGTTCAGAATATTTCATGCCATTTTCTTCGTCATTATAGCTCTGCCAGAGATTGTGGTGACACTAGCTAATTTCAAGAAGAATCTGGCTCACTGGGAGACCTATACTAAAGTTGCAGCTTTGGCAAgttctgttgttgttgtgtgcTCAGTATCTGATAAAATTATTGATGATGTTACACTGAACAAAGATGACGCGAGGTTATCTGCAAAGCGAATGTTTGCCAGTTTCTCCATTGTCCTTGGCTGGATAGAACTCATGATGCTTTTCGGACGGTTCCCTACCTTAGGCGCATATATTCTGATGGTCACTAAAGTAGGCAAATCTATTTTCAAGTTCTTATTCGCATTTCTGAGTGTCCTCATTGGATTCACTCTTAGCTTCCATGTCCTATTTCATAGGCTTCCTATATTTGCAGACTTTAACCTTAGCTTTGTGAAGGTTCTCATGATGTTGAAAGGCGAAATATCTTATAGCCAGTTTGTTGACCAAAAGGGATCACCTTTCCATCTCTATCCTCAGATACTCAtgagtgtttttcttttcttaataaccATAATTATGGCTAACGTCTTGATTGGCCTAGCTGTAAAAGGCGTTCCAGACctgaagagacatgggaaaattaaAAGGTTAATCAAGCAGTCATCATATCTCGTCGCTTTTGAGAGACTTCTTGCTTTCACTCACAAGATCAAGATCTTCCCACAAAGACTGCTATTGTTATTAACCTCTCGTTTGACTATTGATTCTGTCATTACTATTTTTCCGAATAAGGAGTTTAGAAAACACAAGTACATGAGGACATTACCTGAGGAGAACATTTCAGAAGCTATCACCCTAGGCAGTTGCGAGGAGCCTGAAGATTACCCGGAGGAGGATGATGACGATGTCGTTGAACAGTTAAAATCTTTCCAGATAAGATACTCAAGCGACCGCAGAACTCAAAGTAACAAGATTAAAGATCTTTCAGGGATGTGTGCTGACATCAGGAAGCAGGTGGCAGACCTCTCACAGCAAATTCAGGTTCATATTCAACAGAGTCAGAACCTGTACAACCAGTTAGCACAAAAACATCCCGAgtaa